Part of the Desulfohalovibrio reitneri genome is shown below.
GTCACGGAAACACCGGGCGAAGAGGCCGTTGCCGTTTCGGAAGCTCCTGAGCCCGAACCTGAAAAGACCGAACCCGAGCCACGAATGAAAGCGGAGGAGCCAGCTGAATCCGCGCCCAAGGAAGAGCCGAAGCCCGCCGAATCGCGAGAGGCGAAGGCGGAAGAGGTCGGAAAGAAAGCCGAACAACCCAAGGCCAAGTCCGCGACCAAGGCGGACTCCGGTCAGGCGGCGGCCGGGGGGCAGGCCAAGCCCAAGACGTCCTCCACCATCCGGGTCGACCACGAAAAGCTCGATCACCTCATGAACCTCATCGGCGAGTTGATCATCAACCGCAACCGATTCGCCATGCTCGGCCGCGCCCTGGAGGAAGGTCAACAGGACGTGCAGGAAGTGGCCCAGGACCTTCTGGAGACCACCGATGCAATGAACCGCATCTCCGACGACCTGCAGGACACCATCATGAACGTCCGCATGGTTCCGGTGGGTACTGTCTTTTCCCGTTTCCCCAGGCTGGTTCGCGATATGTCGCGCAAGACCGGCAAGCAGGTGGAACTCATCATGGAGGGCGAGGACACGGAGTTGGACAAGAGTGTGGTGGAGGTCATCGGTGATCCGCTGGTGCACATGATCCGCAATTCCATGGACCACGGTCTGGAGTCCTCGGAAAAGCGCAGGGAGATCGGCAAGCCCGCCACCGGCAAAGTGTGGCTGCGCGCCTACCACAAGGGCAACTCCGTGGCCATTGAGGTGGAGGACGACGGCAAGGGCATCGACCCCGAGGGCATCAAGCAGTCGGCTATTGGCAAGGGCGTCATCACGGAAGAGCAGGCCGCCCAAATGGATGACCGCGAGGCGCAGGAACTCATTTTCGCCCCGGGATTCTCCTCCGCCGAGGAAGTCACGGACATCTCCGGCCGTGGCGTGGGCATGGATGTGGTCCGCTCCAACATCAAGAATCTCAAGGGCAACGTGGCCGTCACCTCCGAAGTGGGCAAGGGCACCAAGATCACTCTCAGCCTGCCGCTGACCCTGGCCATTATCGATGCCCTCATGGTCAAAGTCGCTGGCGACACCTTCGCTATTCCCCTGGACGCGGTCTCGGAGACGACCAAGATCGAGGCCAAGCGGCTCACGGACGTCAATAACCGCAAGGCGCTGGAACTGCGGGGCGAGGTCCTGGGAATTGTGGAACTGGGTGAGTTGATGGGGATGCGCGTTGTCAAGGACGAGGAGGATCTCGACCTGCTGCCCATGGTCATCATCCAGGACAACGACCGACGCCTGGGCGTTGTTGTGGACCGCCTGCTGGAACGCCAGGAGATCGTCATCAAACCCCTTGGCCAGTACCTCAGCGATTTCAATCTTAAGGGCCTGTCCGGGGCGACCATCATGGGCGATGGCAGCGTGGTCCTCATACTCGACCCGCACGAGATGTACGCCTTGGCCACCGCTTCGGCCCGCGGCAAGTAGTTTCGAAGGACTCTGAATGAAAAAGGCCACGCCCTGTTAAACAGGGCGTGGCCTTTTTCATTACAGCGTCGTGTTGGCTACAGTGCCAGGAAAAGCAGCCGCAATCCCGAGAAAGTAAAGGCGGCCAATCCGGCCCACAGCAGGAGCAAGGCAAACCAGATCCAGATTTTGTGGCGCAGGGGGTTTTCAGCTCGGCAAACGACTCTCCACAATACGCAAGCCGCCACGCAGGCGGCCGCCCCGGCGAGCCAGGGCCACAGTAGCGCCGGAGTGGTCAGGGCTTGGCCGAAAGCCTGCCAGGCTTTCCAAACGAGCCATCCATGAGCCGCCAGATAGCACGGCATGAACAACAGGCTCAGACCGGCGAGACGGCGGAGACTCTGGGCGTAGTAATCCCTGCCCCAGTCGTCGCGCGGACGGCGCAGCAGAACGTAGGCCGGAGCCAGGGCCGAGGCGCAGGCGGGAGCCAGCAGCAGGTGCCCCACGGTCAGGGGCCAGAAGAAGTCTGTGCCGGGAGGGGGCAGCAGGGTGGCCAAGCTCGGTGCGGCCGCCTGCTCGGCGTGCAGAGGAACCGAGGCGGCGGAAAGGAAGGCCTGGAAGACGAAGAGCCCGCCCAGTCCGCACAGGGCGGCCAGCCACCCCAGACCGAGGTGCGTCCCTGGGGTGGACTTGAGGCGCTTCCACGAGAGGTCGTAAGCCAGGGCGGCGAGCAGCCAGACGCCCAGAAGGGGAAGGAGCAGAGGAGCGAATACCGGCGCGATCTCCCCGGTCAACGTTTGGGTGCGGGTGACGAGCATGACGACCGCCCCGCCGGCGACCAAAACGGTGAACAGGGCCGTCCACAGTCCCAGACGGCTAAGGTGCTGGGCGCACTTCCTGGCCAGAACGCCGCCCTTGGCGCGGCCCTTGGTCTCGTTGACGGCGGCTAGCAGAGGCATGCCCAGGGCGCTCATGACGAGAAGCAGGTTGAAGGACAGCGGGATGGCGTTGGCGGCCAGCCAGGCATCGCCTGAAGTGAAGGGCATGGGCTCCTCCTTGCGGGGTCGCGGGGGATTGGACGGCCAAGCGTCACGGTCCGGCGAAACGGGCCTTCTCATGCCTCAAAAGCGAATGAGAGGCAAGTTGGCGGGCTTGATTCAAAGGCTGATTCCGCCTATCCCTTGCTGTGGCATCGCTTTGGCCGCATTCCGTATTGTGGAGGATACATGCAGGTTGTCACCCGATTCCTTTGTCTCGCCCTTCTTCTGGCTTTAAGCGCCGGCTGCGCTTCCAAGGGCAACGGCGACGCCGTGACCGAGCCATCAGGGCCGGAACAGCCCGAGTCCAGTGAAGAATGGCGCATGCAGAACCTGGAGGAGAGCTTTCTCCAGTTCAAGGAGAACCAGCGCGGGCGGGAGCGGGCCATTGAGGCCATGCGGGAAGAGATGGATACACGACTGCGTGAAATGGAGGAACGACTGGCCCGCATGGAGGATCGGCTGCGCGGCGTGGAAGCTGTGCAAGCCGCCATGGGCGGACGTGTCACCCCCGGGTCGGTGGAACAGCGTAAGGAAGAACGGGCGGCATCCGAGCAGTCCCTAAAGACACAGACTTCCGGGAAAAAGGCCAAAACCTCCGCTGTCGCGGAAGATAAAGAGGCGGAGACCGGGCAAACCGCTCCCGCGGCAAACGCCAAGGCCATGTACGACGAGGCCGTGAAGCTGGTGGTGGCGGAGAAGTACGACCCGGGTCGGGAAATGCTCAACGAGTTCCTTGGCCGCCACAAGGAAAGTCCCCTTAAGCCCAACGCCCTCTACTGGCTCGGAGAAACCTACTACGGGCAAAAGCGATATGCCCAGGCCATCCTGACTTTCAAGGAAGTTATCAGTCAGTATCCCGAGCACCACAAGTCGGCCGACGCCCTGCTCAAAATTGGTTACGCCTACGACAAGCTGGAAGACGAAGACAACGCCCAGTTCTATCTTCGGGCGCTTGTGGACGAATACCCGGAGGCCGACTCCGCCCCCCTGGCGCGCCAGAAGCTGCGGAAGATATCCGAGTAGGGTATGGCCCAATCCGCAGGGGCCCACGACGAGTACAGGGCAGCCCTGGCCCTGCGGCATACCAGCGGCCTCGGCCCCAGGTGCTGGTCGCGTCTGGCGGATTATTTCGGCTCCCTCGCTTCTGCCGCCGCTTCGGCACGGCGCTGGGCCGCCCTGGGCCTGGCTACCGGGAGGCAGGAGGCCGCGTTCAGTTCACGCGAATGGAAAGCCCCGGCCGAGGAGGAATACCAAGCCGCGCGGAAGCACGGCCTGCACGCCGTCACCCTGACCTCGCCGGACTATCCGGCCCAGTTGCGCCGCATTCCCGACCCACCGGTCCTGCTCTATTATTCCGGTCGTCTGGAACTTTTGCAGGGCCCCTGCCTAGCCGTTGTCGGTGCCCGCTCCTGCTCCAGATACGGCCTGCTCACGGCCAGGAGCATCGGCGAGGAGGTCTCGCGCGCGGGCATTACTGTGGTTTCCGGCTTGGCTGACGGCATTGACCGCCAAGCCCATCTTGGAGGGCTGGCCGGGGTGGGGTCGACCGTCGCCGTGCTGGGGTGCGGCCTGGACCGCGTCTACCCGCAGGCCAACGCGGACCTCTACCGTTCCGTGGCCGGGCAGGGGGTGATCATCAGCGAGTTGCCCCCCGGCTCGCCTCCCAAGGCCTCCCACTTTCCGGTTCGCAACCGCATCATCAGCGGCCTCTCCCTGGGTGTGTGGGTGGTGGAGGCGGCCAAGTCCAGCGGCAGCCTCATCACCGCCCGGCTGGGTGTGGAGCAGGGCCGGGAGGTCTTTGCCCTGCCCGGACGTATCACGGATACATCTTTCAAGGGATGCAACGCCCTCATCGCGGATGGAGCGCATCCCGTTTCAGGGGCGGAGTGCATTCTGCGAGAGTTGCGCTACCAGTTCGCCGACGCCTTGAGAGAAGCCGAGGCACGGTCCGAATCCCCCCCGGCCCCTCCCACGGGGGAACCGGGGGAGGCGGCTCCCGAACCGGTTCCGGTGCTGGATGGCGACGAAGGAGTTTTGATGTCGCTTCTGGAGTACGACCAGGGGCGGCACGTTGACGAGGTCATCCGGGCCAGCGGGTTGCCCGGCCACCGGGTGAGCGCCCTGCTGGTGGCTCTGGAGGTGCGAGGCCTTGTCCGGCAATGGCCCGGCATGTATTATACCTTAGCTGAACACGCGGGCTGATCCGTCCCTTTCCCGCCGCAAGGAACACCATGCAAAAGATCCCCCTCAACCTGGCCAAGCCGGGCATGAAACTGGGCAAGCCCGTCCTACGCGACAACAACCTCGTGGTCGTGGCCCAGGGGACCGAACTGTCCGATTCCCTCCTCATGCGCCTGGAGAACATGGGCATCGAGAGGATTACCGTTGAGGGCAACCCGGTGGATATGGGCGGCGCGGCAGGGGATACCGCCGCATCCAAACGTCTGGAACGCCTGGATCACCTCTTCCGGGGCCATGAAGGGGACAAATGGATGAACCAGGTGAAGAAATTCCTCACCAACTATTTCCGCATGAAGGCGGCCGCCGAGGCCGCTGATGAAGCCGCTGGGGAGAAAGAAGAGTGACCGCCGACCTCAAGACCGAAGCCAAGGGCATGGTGCTGGAGGTCAAGAGCCTGCCCACGCTGCCCAAAGTGCTGGACAAGGTCACGCAGCTTCTGGAGAACGAGGAGTCCTCCATCGAGGACATCGCCCGGGTCATCGCCACGGACCAGGTACTCTCGGCCAAGGTGCTGAAGATGGTCAATTCGCCCATCTACGGTTTTCCCGGCCGCATCGGCACAGTGCAGCACGCCCTGGTGCTGCTGGGCTTCAATGTCATCAAGGGCATCATCATCTCCACATCTGTATTCGATATGATGGTCAAGGCCATGGAGGGGCTGTGGGAGCACAGCATCGGCTGCGCCATGGCCTGCAGCTGCATCGCCCGCCGCGCCGGCTTCAAAGACCCGGAGGAGTACTCCGTTGCCGGGCTGCTGCACGACCTGGGCAAGGTGGTCATGGCGGTTCAGCTGCCTGAACTGGAAGAGCGGGTGTCGGCCGCTGTCAAGGAAAAGGACCTGAGCTACCTGCAGGCCGAAAAGGAGACCATGGGCTTCGGCCACGACCGCATAAATGCCTGGTTGGCGGACAACTGGCGGTTACCGCCCAATCTCAAGGAAGGCATGTCCTACCATCACAAACCCCATCAGGCCCCTCTGTACCCGGATATGGCCGCGGTGCTGCACATCGGGGACTTTCTGGTGCGCGTCTACGAGTTCGGTTACTCCGGTGATGACCAGGTGCCGTATTTGCGTCCTGAGGCCATGAAACAGCTCGGCTTCAAGACCGCCGACCTTGAAGCGGTCATGGACGACCTGGGGCGGGAACTGACCGAAGTGGCCGACCTGACTTTCGGCTGAGCCATGACATCCTGCCGTTTTCCTCATTCCCACAGGGCCTTTCTTATTTCGGCCGACACCACGCTGCAGGAGATGCTGCGCGCTTCCTGGCCCGCGGATGTGCTGGAATGGACCGTCTTTGAGCGTGCCCGCACGGCCATTGAAACGCTTTTCAACGAGCCGCCAGATTTGCTGGTGGTGGACCACAATCTGCCCGACATGTCCGGCGCGCAGGTGGCCAGCTTGGTCAAGAGCGAGAATGTTTACCGCCAGCTTCCCGTCATGCTCTGCCTGACGCCGGACGACCTTTCCGGTGGTCTGGATTTCGGGCAGGTGGAGTGCGACGATTTCCTCATGGCGCCCTACGACCAGGACACGGTCAACGCCCGCATCTGCCTGACCCTGGCCCGTGCCTCCCGCAGCCTGGACGCCAACCCCCTGACCAAACTGCCGGGCAACACCTCCATCATCCAGCGTATCCAGGACGCCATAGA
Proteins encoded:
- a CDS encoding HDOD domain-containing protein; the protein is MTADLKTEAKGMVLEVKSLPTLPKVLDKVTQLLENEESSIEDIARVIATDQVLSAKVLKMVNSPIYGFPGRIGTVQHALVLLGFNVIKGIIISTSVFDMMVKAMEGLWEHSIGCAMACSCIARRAGFKDPEEYSVAGLLHDLGKVVMAVQLPELEERVSAAVKEKDLSYLQAEKETMGFGHDRINAWLADNWRLPPNLKEGMSYHHKPHQAPLYPDMAAVLHIGDFLVRVYEFGYSGDDQVPYLRPEAMKQLGFKTADLEAVMDDLGRELTEVADLTFG
- the dprA gene encoding DNA-processing protein DprA — its product is MAQSAGAHDEYRAALALRHTSGLGPRCWSRLADYFGSLASAAASARRWAALGLATGRQEAAFSSREWKAPAEEEYQAARKHGLHAVTLTSPDYPAQLRRIPDPPVLLYYSGRLELLQGPCLAVVGARSCSRYGLLTARSIGEEVSRAGITVVSGLADGIDRQAHLGGLAGVGSTVAVLGCGLDRVYPQANADLYRSVAGQGVIISELPPGSPPKASHFPVRNRIISGLSLGVWVVEAAKSSGSLITARLGVEQGREVFALPGRITDTSFKGCNALIADGAHPVSGAECILRELRYQFADALREAEARSESPPAPPTGEPGEAAPEPVPVLDGDEGVLMSLLEYDQGRHVDEVIRASGLPGHRVSALLVALEVRGLVRQWPGMYYTLAEHAG
- the ybgF gene encoding tol-pal system protein YbgF, coding for MQVVTRFLCLALLLALSAGCASKGNGDAVTEPSGPEQPESSEEWRMQNLEESFLQFKENQRGRERAIEAMREEMDTRLREMEERLARMEDRLRGVEAVQAAMGGRVTPGSVEQRKEERAASEQSLKTQTSGKKAKTSAVAEDKEAETGQTAPAANAKAMYDEAVKLVVAEKYDPGREMLNEFLGRHKESPLKPNALYWLGETYYGQKRYAQAILTFKEVISQYPEHHKSADALLKIGYAYDKLEDEDNAQFYLRALVDEYPEADSAPLARQKLRKISE